CACAGGACAGCAAGATCACAGGAATGACCTGAGCCATCCCATCCATGCTGACAACTGTCTGCTGGACCCCGAGGCCAATGAGTGCTGGAAGGAACCACCAGCATATACATACAGAGACTACAGGTATGATTCATTAAAAATCATAAACTTACTTTGCTGCAGCTGTATTACACAGTGAAACATTAATAATGGTCACTATCATATGTGATTTAATGTTGACTGTACTGATATGTTGACTTTATACTACACTTTCTTTATTTCCAGTGCACTGTTATATCTAAATGGAGATTTTGAAGGAGGGGAGTTCATATTCACAGAAATGGATGCCAAAACAGTCACGGTAAGATGGTTTCTCCTAAAATGTGAGATTTACTTCACACAGGGGACGGCCGCACTTTATAAGTTTCTGCAGGTTATTTATTTggttacaatacaatacaatcacAATGTATAGTTTAATTAAAACCTGAAcagggtttttattttttattttacaaaacagAGCTTTTTTTGTTGAGGaatagagaaagagacttctagTATTCTCCCAACATTTAGCCAGTCTCTTTTTTTGACACGCACCTTTGGCTGAAATAACCACAACTATTTGTATTATATGCTGGTTAGAGGAGGATATATGAGGGTTAAGGGAAGTTATATGatgtttaaataatatattGAAAGGGAGGAATCATTTCAGGGTAATCTCATCCTGCTCTCTTCTCGCCACAAGCATTTTACTTGACATCATATGGGTAGAAAGAACAAACCAAATATAAACACAACAGCGTGTCCATAAAAAGAGTTTATGATCAGCTTTGATGCTCACTTGGGATTACACTCTAGGACCCTCCAGCAGGACACATTTAACAACCAAGCTGAATGTAAATAAGACAATGAAGTGTTGGCCTTACTAAAATAAACAGATAATGCTAATTTTTGACCTCACTTCTGTTCCTGCTCCgtctcctccatcctcttcaGGCATCAGTGAAGCCCATGTGCGGCAGGATGGTGGGTTTCTCATCAGGAGGGGAGAATCCCCACGGTGTGAAGGCCGTCACCAGCGGGCAGAGGTGTGCTGTCGCTCTGTGGTTCACCCTAGACCCGCTCTTCAGAGAATTGGTAAACTAATGTTTCAGTTAAAGAAATATTCATACCGTAGGGTAATAACCACTTTGCTTCTAGGTCCTAATCTTGGATccaattttgactttttttatctcaacaattactggatatatatatatatatatatatatatatatatagattacattttgtacagacatgttaccctcaggatgaattgtaataacgttgtgatcctctgacttttcatctagcgacatcatcaggtcaaaattaaTATAGGTCGAActtgacattcccatcagccttggTTGTACTTGGGGTTaagtgctaattagctaatgttaccatgctaacacgctaaactgagatgtgttagcattagctactGACACCAATGTGCACAAGTACAGCCTAAGAGAGCTGCTTGCATGGCTGTTGACTCTTTGTTTCATCTGACTCCATCTAAATCTACCAGACAACGTAGCTTTAAATATTCAAAGCTTGTCTTTTTGAAACCATAAACTGGGGATGCAAAGAGAAGCGTGCTTCTTCCCCATAAATGAAAGGCCATAGTTCCTCTCTGTGCTATCTGGTGCCAGATATGGACACTGGTGGGAAAACCAAGTTTGGGAGGTACGTCAGACCAACACAGGAAATGAGCAATCAGTCACCTCTTGTTTCTTTTCTATGAGAAATTACTTCTGATGAGTTTTTTGTGaatctatatccacgacgttccacttctgggattgctacGTTGCTGCCAGAAGTTCTGCCGGATTTCCCtctttttcggccggatgtccattaccatccgctttctttgtgttggaattttaaacacCGGCCGATTTATGAAGACTatgattaactgctcctcagatctctgcagggtgaatccagacagctagctcaaTGCTAAATGTCCAATCAgacttttctgttgcacgactgaaacaacttttgaacgtacacgttccaccaaaacaagttcctaccagaggctattttgaagcggcaccgtggctctgtccggcacttagcaccgcccatgacgattgtgattggtttaaagaaatcccatcctggaatgctgtggggactagccagaccctcctccgcagcgatgtggaggagggtctggcaaagcgagactatgatTTAGCTAACTTGAATATAATTATTGCTCTAGTttaaatataactttttttcctcttttcctctcttagGAGAGGCTGCAGGCGGATGAGGTGATCCAGGCATTGGACACACAGTCTGTGTGGGGTCAAGGCCTCAACATCAACCCTAAAGATGAACTGTAGAAGCAGAAAAACAGCTTCACACCATCCCCTACTATCAAATCCTTCTATATATGTTAACTATTTATTGAATTGACCTTTGGATAAGaacttttctatttttgtacTGTTTGAAGTGCAAGATTAATAATGTtgtcattgtttgtgttgtcagTTGTATTTTTTGAATGTTTCTCTACACACAAGTACTTGAGTTTACCTTTTGTTCTTTGTCTTTCCCTCCAGTGACATATTCtattagagaaaaaaaacaatttactttgttttgttgtacCTGGTGAGTCAGCTGTTTTATGCAAGACTGATTTTATCTGTAATCTCACTGAACTGTGAAGAAGCTAAAGAGAACAACGGCAgttggctttttcttttttgctttgAGTTGTTTTTGTTCTGGACAACATATCCAATGggttttattcataattcactATGtacagatataaaaaaaataccttcATTTTAGTGGTCAGTAGTTCAAAATAATTCACAAAGGTACTGTTACATAtaaattttttcttttcagtgccagtaatattttttttcaacgtaGCCTGTGCACTGCTTTTCAAATTTTGGTACctgattttcaaaaaacactcaTACAAAGAGTTTAAGAAAGAGATGTGTTCTAATATGCTGAATATTTAATGATCATGCACTCTGTCCTTCTCTGTGTGTCAAGTttgaaactgaaaatgtcttctgtCTACTTCTCTGTCCACTTTTCCTCTTGTTGTTGGCGTGATGAATCACACCGCTCCTTTCTGGGCACACAGCAGAATATACTGGTTTTACATGCTCACTGGCATAACAACATGGtgtttatgttttacttttatttatgtatttttatgaaTAGACAGCTGCCGTCGTAACTGTCGGCATTTAATATGAGGAACTTTTTTTGATAAAAGATGTCAATCATTCCTGTTTCAAGGAATACATATTTGTATCAATCTTTATGTCTTTATATTTGTGTTGATGATACAGATGATAGGCCGAGTCGTGCACTGTAAATCCAATGGACAGAAAGGTACAAAAAGTAGCTTTTTCCTACATAAATTCAAACTGCTAACCAAAAACGTAATCCTGTCGTTTTATGAAGTTGGCCACTTTTGTTTCACTGATATTTAATTCTGAAATGCTGTAGCACACAAAATGTATGTGTACATGcctataaattaaaaatataaaactccATATCTATGTGTaatggtgtatttgttttatttattcatgtcataaaattaaacattattttGTATCAAATAAGAACGCCTTTTAAATGAAGAAATTGATacattgcttgtgttttgtccatTTCATGTCTCTCAAACAGCCAGGCGTATTTTCctcttacatatatatatatatttcattccTTCTTTACAGTTTCATCTGTTCAAGTAACCTGTTGTGAACTTGAAGGTATCCTTATATCTATGTAACCAAACTCTCTGACAAAAGGCATACAGTAACAAATGGTTCAGCTCTTGTGTTTAAGCTGATAAGGAGCTCCATTTAAAGTAAAGTGCATCTGCCACTacagaaagtaaatacagtaaaaaaaaaaaaaacattcattttctCACACTGTGTAGAGGTCACTGcggtaaacttttttttctttagaaatgtgctttaacacagcacagaaagataataaaacaaaaccctAGAAACAACTGAACACAGAATAAACGAGGCCTTATGTTTCAGAACAAGTCTTGCATTGCCCAGCCTGCGGTTTTTGATGCCATGTGAGGTGAATCCAGCGGACAAGTGTGATTTGTTTGCTTCAGAAGCGGTAGGCCAGCTGTTCGGTGAATCTGAATGGCTTGGTTTCATTGACAGTACACAGCAGGTCCCTCATGCGGCGCGCACGGCGCTCCTCCAGCACCAACCGACGGGAGCGCTCTCGAGCTGCCTGCTGCTCCGCTCGCTTCTCCGCCTGTTTCCGCTTCAGCCACCTGAGGACGGGAAGAGGATGGAGAGGACCAGTGGCGAATTTACCCTTATGATAAAAGCACATGTGAAATGCAATCTTTCATCAAGTGAAACATTTCACATGGGATGTTGTGATTTCACATGTTAAACTAAATCTCAAATTTATAAAGTTACGTTAGTATTAAAATTGAAAAGagacaacatgttttttttactttacatgtGAATGCAAACTTAACATGTGAAATGTTTAACTTCACATGTGACTTAACTTTTCACATGTTAAGATTTGTATTCACATGTAAAGGTAACAATGTGTTGCCTTATCTGATCATTTCTAAATGTGTGAACCAAATTTGACATTTGGAAATGGCATGTTTTTAACTAACTACCGGTAATAACTAACAAATCTGTTAGCAATCACACAAGAAAACATAcaatagtattgtactgtatatatgaagATACAACATCAAAAGAGAAATATTGATAAACTGTGAGAGGTTGTGAAATTATTTGATacttaaagttaataaaaatataaaagcacaCTCACAGTTTGAAGGCACGTTCACACTCTTCGCGGCTGCGTAGGAAGTAACCACTGTCCTCCTCGAGCCTCTTCAGATCCACcagctgtctctctttctgctgcTGCTCGTGCTTCCTCTTAAGCCACAACCTGAAGGACTCCTCCGGGTCGCTGGAGTCTTTCTGCACGAGGACGCATCAGGTAATAAAGTGGAAACAATGGCTAACATTTATTATAGCAATGTTTTTCAATCGCCCTGACTAGTGCAGTGATTTGcttttccttgtatttttttatgaatgagGTTGGTTGGTTCAGGATTATTTGCCTTAGAGCCTTAGCCTTACCTTAAAATTATTCCTCTCCATCTCCTGGGCTCGGTGAATCCTTCTCTCCTCCTGAAACTGCTCTTTCTTCCTCAGCAGCCAGGCCTTAAATGCCAACTCGTTCTCCTGCCTCTTCTGCTTCTCTTCCTCCAGTTTTCTCTGCTCTTCCTGACATGGTAAGCAAGAGTGATTAAAACAGTGTCTATGCAATTAACAACCCTCAAATTGGAAATGCCATTCTGTTGTTTTAATGTTAGATGTGCCACTTTTACCGGTGAGAGTTCAGAATGTACAAACTTTTAATTAACATTTAACTATGTTCCTACCTCTCTGGCTAGCTTCTCCTTCCTCTCGTGGATCCTCTGCAGCAGCTCTTTCTGCTGGGGGGAGAGGGTGTAGGTGGCCTGGGAGGGTGTCCCGGTAGCTGACTGCACCCGCCGCTTGCTGCCTCTCTTCTGGCTGCCTCTCTGGCTGTGGCTGGCTGAGCTGGGTCTGCTCCTGGGCTGAGCCGGAGGTCTGGGGGCACGGAGGGAATCGATGCCCTGCTGGAAGCGAGAAGAGCCAGCAGCACGAGGACGCGGAGAGGAGGACCAGTGGGTCCTACTGGAGCTCACAGTCTGCTCCTGGTGACGTAGGGAGGAGTAGTCACTGTAGTTGTTTGCTATAGGAGGGAGAAGTCCTTGACTCTCCACCTCTTTCAGGCTGACCAGGTCAAACTTACCATCCTTTTCTACGAGGACTCTGCCCTCCTTTACCCCCCCCTCAAGGCTCTCCCCAGCCATGCCAGCTCCTCTAGATCCTACACTTTCCTCCTGAGGGGAAAGTTTGAGCTCAGAAAGCTTCCCTGACACTTCAATCTCTGCCTCTGAATCCTTGCTGCCCTTTACCTCTTCCACCTCATTACTATGTCCCTCTTTGTCAAACTGCAGTGGAGGCACCACGAGGTCCACCAGCATCTCTTTAAAATGCAGCCTCCTTTGCCTTGTCATATCAGGAGCTTCCTGGTCCTGCAGCTCCCGGTTAGCCTGCTGGATCTTCTCCAGAATGtacttcttctcctcttctgtCTGGTCATCCATCCCTGGAGGAGGTGGGACTATAGGTGATGACTTATTTGGGCTGTCTCTGTCTGAGTCATATTCTAATGGCTCCATAGGTGAGGGCCACCTCTCTTCATCTTCTTCCAACTCCTCTGTTTTCTTGCCTCTCTTGTCCTCCTTGTGGCTTTTCgg
The Perca fluviatilis chromosome 9, GENO_Pfluv_1.0, whole genome shotgun sequence genome window above contains:
- the ccdc181 gene encoding coiled-coil domain-containing protein 181 isoform X2; translation: MSEVVCKQSQEEYDDDFEKDLDWLISEESRSEDQGPDYDDIEAEIDKELEEDEKQKGKKKKPKSHKEDKRGKKTEELEEDEERWPSPMEPLEYDSDRDSPNKSSPIVPPPPGMDDQTEEEKKYILEKIQQANRELQDQEAPDMTRQRRLHFKEMLVDLVVPPLQFDKEGHSNEVEEVKGSKDSEAEIEVSGKLSELKLSPQEESVGSRGAGMAGESLEGGVKEGRVLVEKDGKFDLVSLKEVESQGLLPPIANNYSDYSSLRHQEQTVSSSRTHWSSSPRPRAAGSSRFQQGIDSLRAPRPPAQPRSRPSSASHSQRGSQKRGSKRRVQSATGTPSQATYTLSPQQKELLQRIHERKEKLAREEEQRKLEEEKQKRQENELAFKAWLLRKKEQFQEERRIHRAQEMERNNFKKDSSDPEESFRLWLKRKHEQQQKERQLVDLKRLEEDSGYFLRSREECERAFKLWLKRKQAEKRAEQQAARERSRRLVLEERRARRMRDLLCTVNETKPFRFTEQLAYRF
- the ccdc181 gene encoding coiled-coil domain-containing protein 181 isoform X1 → MCSFTAFNSPVILRKNLLVIMSEVVCKQSQEEYDDDFEKDLDWLISEESRSEDQGPDYDDIEAEIDKELEEDEKQKGKKKKPKSHKEDKRGKKTEELEEDEERWPSPMEPLEYDSDRDSPNKSSPIVPPPPGMDDQTEEEKKYILEKIQQANRELQDQEAPDMTRQRRLHFKEMLVDLVVPPLQFDKEGHSNEVEEVKGSKDSEAEIEVSGKLSELKLSPQEESVGSRGAGMAGESLEGGVKEGRVLVEKDGKFDLVSLKEVESQGLLPPIANNYSDYSSLRHQEQTVSSSRTHWSSSPRPRAAGSSRFQQGIDSLRAPRPPAQPRSRPSSASHSQRGSQKRGSKRRVQSATGTPSQATYTLSPQQKELLQRIHERKEKLAREEEQRKLEEEKQKRQENELAFKAWLLRKKEQFQEERRIHRAQEMERNNFKKDSSDPEESFRLWLKRKHEQQQKERQLVDLKRLEEDSGYFLRSREECERAFKLWLKRKQAEKRAEQQAARERSRRLVLEERRARRMRDLLCTVNETKPFRFTEQLAYRF